Proteins encoded in a region of the Flavobacterium sp. PMTSA4 genome:
- a CDS encoding glycosyltransferase family 4 protein, whose translation MKIAFLTSEFPHPKIGSSGGIGTSIYNLSKGLIQLGHEVSILIYGQNEDDFFVENAISYYRIKNVKLKGFSRLLTQKKIQNLINRLFEEKKIDLIEAPDWTGISSNIKPNCPVVIRLNGSDTYFCHLEKRPVKFINKYRERKALQNANGLISVSKFTADITNNLFSLNRNFTIIPNSIDVEKFSNVSFSDRNENTILYFGTLIRKKGLLELPLIFNEIYKINNQVKLILIGRDASDVISGNKSTWKMMEDLFDENAKKNVDYLGSKDYSEIKEYICESTICVFPTFAEALPVSWIEAMALEKAIVASDIGWANEVINDGVEGFLVNPKDHLQYAQKVMQLIHDKNLRTQFGVEARKKVIKKFSIEVVAKQSFEFYQKVVK comes from the coding sequence ATGAAGATAGCCTTTTTAACATCTGAATTTCCTCATCCCAAAATAGGTTCATCTGGCGGAATTGGAACAAGTATTTATAATTTATCAAAAGGATTAATTCAACTTGGGCATGAAGTATCAATTCTAATTTATGGCCAAAATGAAGATGATTTTTTTGTAGAAAACGCCATTTCATATTACAGAATTAAGAATGTTAAATTAAAAGGTTTTTCAAGGCTTTTAACCCAAAAAAAAATTCAAAATTTAATTAATAGATTATTCGAAGAAAAAAAAATTGATTTAATTGAAGCGCCTGATTGGACTGGAATTTCATCAAATATTAAACCAAATTGTCCTGTAGTAATTCGATTAAATGGTTCAGACACCTATTTTTGTCATTTAGAAAAACGGCCAGTTAAGTTTATTAATAAATATCGTGAAAGAAAAGCACTTCAAAATGCAAATGGTTTAATATCAGTGAGTAAGTTTACTGCAGATATAACTAATAATTTATTTAGCTTAAATAGAAATTTTACAATTATTCCAAATAGTATAGATGTTGAGAAATTTTCAAATGTTTCATTTAGTGATAGAAATGAAAATACAATTTTGTATTTTGGTACATTAATTAGAAAAAAAGGATTACTCGAGTTACCATTAATTTTTAACGAAATTTATAAAATTAATAATCAAGTAAAATTAATATTGATTGGTCGAGATGCTTCTGATGTTATTTCTGGTAATAAATCAACATGGAAAATGATGGAAGATTTATTTGATGAAAATGCAAAAAAAAATGTAGATTATTTGGGAAGTAAAGATTATAGCGAAATAAAAGAATATATATGCGAATCTACAATATGTGTTTTTCCAACATTTGCTGAGGCTTTACCTGTTTCATGGATAGAAGCTATGGCTTTGGAAAAAGCAATTGTAGCTTCTGATATAGGTTGGGCAAATGAAGTCATCAATGATGGAGTTGAAGGTTTTTTAGTAAATCCAAAAGATCATCTTCAATATGCTCAAAAAGTTATGCAATTAATCCATGATAAAAATCTAAG